The Sandaracinus amylolyticus genomic interval TCGCGTGGCCCTCGGGGTCGACGTCGATCTCGTCCTCGATGCCGCCGAACGTGAAGTCGATGCGACCCTCACCGAGGCCGGTGAGGCGCTCGGGGTAGGGCGTCGGATCGTGCAGCGCGACGAACGTGCCGAGCGCGCGGAAGCTCTGCGAGATCGTGGTCTCGGTCACCTCGCACGACTCGAGCAGCAGCCAGCCTTCGTCGGTCTGCGCCGCCATCTCCATGCGCGGTCCGCCGTCGTGCGGGAGCACGACGGTGACCGAGTCCGAGAACAGCACGCCGGGCGCATCGAAGATGAACGCGGGGCCCGCGAGCACGTGGGGCGCGAGCGGAGCCGGCGGGCTCGCGACGCGCTCGATCGAGAGCTCGGCCGCGCTCGCCATCGCGCCCGGCGGGACGACGAGCGACGCGCCGTCGCAGTGCGCGAGCGTGCCGCCCTCGGGGCCGATCGTCGCGGTCACGCGCGCGCCGCATCCGCCGGCGTCGCTCCCCGCGTCGGAGCCGCCCGCGTCGCTCGCGCCGGCATCGCTGCCCGCGTCGATCGCGACCGAGGCGTCGGGCGTCGCGGCGCCGTCGTCGTCGCCGCACGCCGAGAGGAGGAGCACGCAGCACGTGAGTCGCAAAAAGCGCGTCATGACCTCTGGCGTGGACCACTCGCGCGCGCGGGTCAACGACGCAGATGCACGTTTAGGGCGCGCAGACGCGCTCCAGCGTGCACGTCCGTCACCATCGCGGCCTTAGATCGCTGGAGATGCAGGTCGGTCTGATCTCCGACACTCACGGGCTGGTGCGCCCCGAGGCGCTCGCCGCGCTCGCGGGCGTCGCGCGCGTCGTGCACGCGGGCGACGTCGGAGGACGGCACGTTCTGGACGCGCTCTCGGCGATCGCGCCGGTGACCGCGGTGCGCGGCAACAACGACGACGACGCGTTCGGGCGCACGCTGCCCGAGCGGGCGACGATCACGCTCGGTGGCGCGCGCGTCCACGTGGTGCACGAGCGCGCGCACGTCGCGCTCGACGAGCACGTCGCGCTCGTGGTCACGGGTCACTCGCATCGGCCCGCGATCGAAGCGCGCGACGGAGTCACGTGGATCGACCCGGGCAGCGCGGGGCCGCGCCGGTTCTCGTTGCCGATCACGATCGCGCGCATCGAGATCGTGCGCGGCGTGGTGCGCGACGCGCGCATCGTGACGCTCGACGTCGCACCGCCGCGCGGCAGGGCTCGGAAGCGCTGATGCATCCGCCCGCGCATGGCGTACGCTCGCGCCGTGCTCGGCCTCGTGCTGTCCGCGATCGTCCTCTCGCTCGTCGGTGCGCTCGCGCAGCGTGGCGCGGCGGCGATGCTCGGCGTGCCGGCGCGCCTCGTGCTCGGCACCGGGCCACGCATCGGGCCGCGTGATCGCGAGCCGGGGCCGATCGAATTCCGGCCGCTCCCGGTGTGGGTCTCGGCGCGCATCGTCGACGTGCGTGGCGGGCTCGGCCGCGCCGTCGCCGCGCTCGCGGTCGGCCCGATCGCGATGTTGCTGCTGCCCGCGGCGATCCTCGTCGTCGCGGTGGTGGAGCGCGGCGCGGAGGAGATCGATCCCGGTCCGCCGCTCGTCGTGGGCTTCGTCGAGGAGGGATCCCCCGCGCACGTGGCGGGCATCGCGCCCGGCGACGTCGTCGAGTCGGTCGACGGACGCGCGATCGACACCCTCGCGTCGTTGATCGACGCCGTGCGCGCGCGCGGCGGGATCGAGACGCCGGTCGTGGTCCGGCGCGGCGAGACGCGGCGCGAGGTCGCGCTCGTGCCGCTCTCGATCGGTGATCGCGCCGTGATCGGAGTGCGCGCCCGACCCGAGCGGCGCGCAGTCGGGGTGGGCGAGGCGATCGCGGTGTCGGCGCGCGCGGTGGTCGGGCTGTGGCGCAACCTGATCTCGTCGGTCGCGCCCGACGATCACGACGGAACCGAGCCGATCGTGGGCCCGGTGGGCCTGCGCGGCGCGCGCGACGGCGCGCTCGACGGAGCGACGCGCGTCGCGCTGATCGCGCTCGCGTGGACCGCGGTCGCGCCGCTGTGGGCGATCGTCGCGAGCATCGGCTCGGCGATCGCGTTCGTCGGCGCGCGTCGGCGTTGAGCCTCGCTC includes:
- a CDS encoding metallophosphoesterase family protein, whose translation is MQVGLISDTHGLVRPEALAALAGVARVVHAGDVGGRHVLDALSAIAPVTAVRGNNDDDAFGRTLPERATITLGGARVHVVHERAHVALDEHVALVVTGHSHRPAIEARDGVTWIDPGSAGPRRFSLPITIARIEIVRGVVRDARIVTLDVAPPRGRARKR
- a CDS encoding M50 family metallopeptidase, with translation MAYARAVLGLVLSAIVLSLVGALAQRGAAAMLGVPARLVLGTGPRIGPRDREPGPIEFRPLPVWVSARIVDVRGGLGRAVAALAVGPIAMLLLPAAILVVAVVERGAEEIDPGPPLVVGFVEEGSPAHVAGIAPGDVVESVDGRAIDTLASLIDAVRARGGIETPVVVRRGETRREVALVPLSIGDRAVIGVRARPERRAVGVGEAIAVSARAVVGLWRNLISSVAPDDHDGTEPIVGPVGLRGARDGALDGATRVALIALAWTAVAPLWAIVASIGSAIAFVGARRR